A stretch of the Acanthopagrus latus isolate v.2019 chromosome 9, fAcaLat1.1, whole genome shotgun sequence genome encodes the following:
- the pdk1 gene encoding pyruvate dehydrogenase (acetyl-transferring) kinase isozyme 1, mitochondrial, whose translation MRILRFLRSSLAVGKDIDYYSKFSPSPLSMKQFLDFGSENACERTSFAFLRQELPVRLANIMKEINLLPDNLLRTPSVRLVQSWYMQSFQEILEFKDKNADDEKVTYDFTDAVIKVRNRHNDVIPTMAQGVVEYKETYGTDPVVSQNVQYFLDRFYMSRISIRMLLNQHTLLFGGKVKVNPAHPKQIGSIDPHCRVTEVIRDAYENARGLCDRYYMNSPELVLEEFNVKEKDNPIGVVYVPSHLYHMVFELFKNAMRATMELYGDAMEYPAIHTQVALGTEDLTVKVSDRGGGVPLRKIDRLFTYTYSTAPRPSIDGSRAAPLAGYGYGLPISRLYARYFQGDLKLYSLEGYGTDAVIYIRALSTESIERLPVYNKSVWKHYKTFHEADDWCVPSKEPKDMTTFRSF comes from the exons ATGAGGATTTTAAGGTTCTTGAGGAGCAGCTTGGCTGTAGGAAAGGACATTGACTATTACTCCAAattttccccctcccctctttcaATGAAGCAGTTTCTGGATTTTG GCTCAGAGAACGCGTGTGAGAGGACGTCGTTCGCCTTCCTCAGACAGGAGTTACCTGTTAGGTTGGCGAACATCATGAAAGAGATCAACCTGCTGCCTGACAACTTACTGAGGACTCCATCCGTCCGGCTGGTGCAGAGCTG GTACATGCAGAGTTTTCAGGAGATTCTCGAGTTCAAAGACAAAAACGCGGATGATGAAAAAGTCACATACGA tTTCACAGACGCGGTGATAAAAGTCAGGAACCGACACAACGATGTCATCCCCACCATGGCTCAGGGCGTCGTGGAGTACAAGGAGACGTACGGCACGGACCCGGTCGTCAGCCAGAACGTTCAGTATTTCCTGGATCGTTTCTACATGAGCAGGATATCAATCAGGATGCTGCTCAACCAGCACA CTCTGCTCTTCGGTGGGAAGGTGAAGGTGAACCCTGCACATCCCAAACAGATCGGCAGTATTGATCCACACTGTCGTGTCACTGAGGTTATCAGAG ATGCCTACGAAAATGCTCGAGGCCTCTGTGACCGGTACTACATGAACTCTCCGGAGCTGGTACTGGAGGAATTCAAtg TGAAAGAGAAGGACAACCCCATCGGTGTGGTCTACGTGCCGTCTCACTTGTATCACATGGTGTTTGAACTTTTTAAG AACGCCATGCGGGCCACCATGGAGTTATACGGCGATGCCATGGAGTATCCTGCCATCCACACACAGGTCGCTCTGGGAACTGAAGATCTGACAGTGAAG GTGAGCGATCGCGGAGGAGGCGTGCCGCTGCGTAAGATCGACCGCCTGTTCACCTACACGTACTCCACAGCTCCTCGGCCCAGCATCGACGGGTCCCGTGCTGCTCCTCTG GCTGGTTATGGCTATGGCCTGCCCATCTCTCGCCTGTACGCCCGCTACTTTCAAGGGGACCTGAAGCTGTACTCTCTGGAGGGTTATGGAACTGATGCTGTGATCTACATTCGG GCCCTCTCCACAGAGTCAATCGAGAGGCTCCCCGTGTACAACAAGTCCGTCTGGAAACACTACAAGACGTTCCATGAGGCCGACGACTGGTGCGTCCCCAGCAAAGAGCCCAAGGATATGACAACGTTCCGCAGCTTCTAG